One segment of Onychomys torridus chromosome 3, mOncTor1.1, whole genome shotgun sequence DNA contains the following:
- the Rnf148 gene encoding RING finger protein 148, translating into MFFCFSCLSVNGGMNPLGLTPSVSRSLSSQLLRLSVFLLLSLPASKGKAIWTAHLNITFQVGNRIISELGESGVFGNHSPLERVSGAVVLPEGWNQNACNPLTNFSRPDQADSWLALIERGGCTFTHKINVAAEKGANGVIIYNYPGTGNKVFPMSHKGTENIVAVMIGNLKGMELLHLVQKGVYVTIIIEVGRMHMPWLSHYIMSLFTFLAATAAYLFLYCAWRPRVPSSTRRQRQIKADVKKAIGQLPLRVLKEGDKELDPNEDNCVVCFDIYKTHDVIRILTCKHFFHKTCIDPWLLAHRTCPMCKCDILKP; encoded by the coding sequence atgttcttttgtttttcatgtttgtcAGTTAATGGAGGAATGAACCCACTTGGACTGACTCCTTCAGTTTCTAGGTCTCTTTCATCTCAACTGTTGAGGCTTAGCGTCTTTCTACTACTTAGCCTCCCTGCTTCCAAAGGAAAAGCAATATGGACAGCTCATCTGAATATAACGTTCCAGGTGGGAAACCGGATCATATCAGAGCTAGGAGAGAGTGGAGTGTTTGGGAATCATTCTCCTCTGGAAAGGGTGTCTGGTGCCGTGGTACTTCCTGAAGGATGGAATCAGAATGCGTGTAACCCCCTGACCAACTTCAGCAGGCCTGATCAGGCAGACTCTTGGCTGGCCCTCATTGAACGTGGAGGCTGTACTTTTACTCATAAAATCAATGTGGCAGCAGAGAAGGGAGCAAATGGGGTGATCATCTATAACTATCCAGGTACAGGCAACAAGGTGTTTCCCATGTCTCACAAGGGAACAGAGAATATAGTCGCAGTGATGATAGGCAACCTCAAAGGCATGGAGCTTTTGCACTTGGTCCAGAAAGGTGTGTATGTGACAATCATCATTGAAGTGGGGAGAATGCACATGCCCTGGCTGAGCCACTACATTATGTCTTTGTTCACCTTCCTGGCAGCTACAGCTGCTTACCTTTTCCTGTACTGTGCCTGGAGACCCCGAGTTCCCAGTTCTaccaggaggcaaagacagataaAGGCTGATGTGAAGAAAGCTATTGGTCAGCTGCCACTTCGAGTGCTCAAGGAAGGGGATAAGGAGCTCGATCCAAATGAGGACaactgtgttgtttgttttgatatataCAAAACCCATGATGTAATACGTATTTTAACTTGCAAACATTTTTTCCACAAGACGTGTATTGACCCCTGGCTTTTAGCCCATAGGACATGCCCCATGTGCAAGTGTGACATTCTGAAACCTTAA
- the Rnf133 gene encoding E3 ubiquitin-protein ligase RNF133, whose product MNPLHTGTWQNSAASFWLLKFTFIWLLGQKYCTASAVWTAYMNISFHVGNRMLSELGETGVFGRSSNLKKVAGVVVPPEGKTQNACDPNTGFIRPQNNEPWIALIERGGCTFTQKIKVASENGAKGVIIYNFPGTGNQVFPMSHQAFEDTIVVMIGNLKAYLTFYHIRRLWIARIETRRWKRLTRELKKAFGQLQVRVLKEGDEEVNLNGDSCVICFEHYKPNDTVRFLTCKHFFHKNCIDPWILAHGTCPMCKCDILKALGIQMDIEDGTDSLQVLMANEMPETFSPMEEETNNELPPAGTSGKVAHVQEHPTSANTDSQPPAAEETGHPSLGQHDL is encoded by the exons ATGAATCCCCTTCACACTGGCACTTGGCAGAACAGCGCCGCATCTTTCTGGCTTCTGAAATTCACTTTCATTTGGCTCCTGGGTCAGAAGTACTGCACGGCGAGTGCCGTTTGGACTGCTTACATGAACATATCATTTCACGTGGGGAACCGCATGTTGTCAGAGCTAGGGGAGACTGGGGTCTTCGGAAGAAGTTCCAACTTGAAGAAGGTAGCAGGAGTTGTTGTACCACCAGAGGGAAAAACTCAGAATGCTTGTGATCCCAATACCGGTTTCATCCGGCCGCAGAACAACGAGCCCTGGATTGCCCTCATCGAACGAGGAGGTTGCACTTTCACACAGAAAATTAAGGTGGCTTCTGAGAATGGAGCCAAAGGAGTGATAATCTATAACTTTCCAGGTACCGGCAACCAGGTTTTCCCCATGTCTCACCAGGCATTTGAAGATACCATCGTAGTTATGATTGGTAACTTAAAAG CATATCTCACCTTTTATCATATTCGGAGACTCTGGATTGCAAGGATTGAGACCAGGAGATGGAAGCGGTTAACTAGAGAGCTCAAGAAAGCTTTTGGCCAGCTGCAAGTTCGAGTATTAAAAGAGGGCGATGAGGAAGTAAATCTGAATGGAGATAGCTGCGTCATCTGCTTTGAACACTATAAGCCTAATGATACAGTTCGTTTTCTCACGTGTAAACATTTTTTCCATAAGAATTGCATCGACCCCTGGATCCTAGCCCATGGCACATGCCCCATGTGCAAATGTGACATTCTGAAAGCTCTGGGGATTCAGATGGACATTGAGGATGGAACAGACTCTCTGCAAGTTCTTATGGCAAATGAGATGCCTGAAACCTTTTCACCTATGGAAGAAGAGACAAATAATGAACTTCCTCCTGCAGGAACTTCGGGAAAAGTGGCCCATGTACAGGAGCACCCTACTTCTGCAAACACTGACAGCCAGCCTCCTGCAGCAGAGGAAACTGGCCATCCTTCACTTGGACAGCATGACCTTTGA